In Moorella sp. Hama-1, a single genomic region encodes these proteins:
- the yedF gene encoding sulfurtransferase-like selenium metabolism protein YedF, with product MEKVVDARGQACPLPVIQTKKAMEALGPEAEVVTIVDNEVARDNVLKLARSLECETEVREQGSDYYIHIRKEAMPTTRLTVGTGQVLLVSAATLGRGSDELGSILMRSFLYSLSETEVLPRRALFINSGVQLCCQGSPVLDSLLALEQKGMEILACGTCLDYYHLKDKLCVGSITNMYTIIEHLMAAEKVITL from the coding sequence ATGGAAAAAGTGGTAGACGCCCGGGGGCAGGCCTGCCCCCTGCCGGTTATCCAGACTAAAAAGGCCATGGAAGCCCTGGGGCCGGAGGCCGAGGTGGTAACCATTGTCGACAATGAAGTCGCCAGGGACAATGTCCTGAAACTGGCCCGGAGCCTGGAGTGTGAGACGGAGGTCAGGGAACAGGGGAGCGATTACTATATCCACATCCGCAAAGAGGCTATGCCTACGACCCGGTTAACCGTTGGCACCGGCCAGGTGTTACTGGTCAGTGCCGCTACCCTGGGCCGCGGTTCCGATGAACTGGGAAGCATCCTGATGCGAAGCTTCCTTTACAGCCTGAGTGAGACAGAAGTGCTACCCCGGCGGGCCCTTTTTATTAACAGCGGTGTCCAGCTCTGCTGCCAGGGCTCGCCCGTCCTGGATAGCCTGCTGGCCCTGGAACAAAAGGGGATGGAAATCCTGGCTTGCGGTACCTGCCTGGATTACTACCACTTGAAGGATAAACTCTGCGTTGGTAGTATTACCAACATGTATACCATTATTGAGCACCTCATGGCCGCCGAGAAGGTCATCACCCTGTAG